The following proteins are co-located in the Polymorphospora rubra genome:
- a CDS encoding MurR/RpiR family transcriptional regulator, which yields MIVHISGLLPSLSPAEQRVARLVVADPADAARRTITDLATAAETSEATVIRFCRSVGMEGYPQLRIRLAAEAARRVEPPDARVVGGDIPPGADLAQIIATIAFNDARAVEETAEQLDAEVCERVVDAINNADRVEIYGAGASGFVASDFQQKLHRIGRTAFYFPDVHAALTSSALLGRGDVAIGISHTGTTSDVIEVLEQGRARGATTVAITNFPRSPITEVADFVLTTAARETTYRSGAMASRLAQLTIVDCLFVGVAARNRARARKALEVTAEAVQAHRLGGHRRKA from the coding sequence CTGATCGTCCACATCAGCGGCCTGCTGCCGTCGCTGTCACCCGCCGAGCAGCGGGTCGCCCGCCTCGTGGTCGCCGACCCCGCCGACGCGGCCCGCCGGACGATCACCGACCTCGCGACGGCCGCGGAGACCTCCGAGGCGACCGTGATCCGCTTCTGCCGCTCCGTCGGCATGGAGGGCTACCCCCAGCTGCGGATCCGGCTCGCCGCCGAGGCCGCCCGCCGGGTCGAGCCGCCGGACGCGCGGGTGGTCGGCGGCGACATCCCGCCCGGCGCCGACCTCGCCCAGATCATCGCCACGATCGCCTTCAACGACGCCCGCGCCGTCGAGGAGACCGCCGAGCAGCTCGACGCCGAGGTCTGCGAACGGGTCGTCGACGCGATCAACAACGCCGACCGGGTCGAGATCTACGGTGCCGGCGCGAGTGGCTTCGTCGCGTCCGACTTCCAGCAGAAGCTGCACCGCATCGGCCGGACCGCGTTCTACTTCCCCGACGTACACGCCGCGCTGACGTCGTCGGCCCTGCTCGGCCGGGGTGACGTCGCGATCGGCATCTCGCACACCGGCACGACCTCGGACGTCATCGAGGTGCTGGAGCAGGGGCGGGCGCGTGGCGCCACGACCGTGGCGATCACCAACTTCCCCCGCTCGCCGATCACCGAGGTCGCCGACTTCGTGCTGACCACCGCCGCCCGCGAGACCACCTACCGGTCCGGCGCGATGGCCAGCCGGCTGGCGCAGCTGACGATCGTCGACTGCCTCTTCGTCGGGGTGGCGGCGCGCAACCGGGCGAGGGCGAGAAAGGCACTGGAGGTGACCGCCGAGGCCGTGCAGGCACACCGGCTCGGCGGGCACCGGAGGAAGGCATGA
- the murQ gene encoding N-acetylmuramic acid 6-phosphate etherase — MTAEPTRLDPTPVPGTAPAGAADLDATDARHPRAAVRVAAPTERSNPTSADLDLMSTGDVLRVINEADSRVPVAVAAVHDEVGTAVELAVAALRDGRRVHYFGAGTSGRLGVLDAAELSPTFNTPDHWFRAHLAGGPEAMWRAVEDAEDDASAGHAEAQASVRAGDLVVGLAASGRTPYVLGALRAARTLGASTVLLCANPGALAADEVDVFIGIDTGPEVVTGSTRMKAATAQKLVLNAFSTAVMVRLGRVYSNLMIDMVATNAKLRGRMISILIEATGRTEEVAEQALTEADGDLKAALVSLVSGAGVEDARAALARSAHRVRDALALLAS; from the coding sequence ATGACGGCGGAACCGACCAGGCTCGACCCCACCCCCGTGCCCGGCACCGCACCGGCCGGTGCCGCCGACCTGGACGCCACCGACGCCCGGCACCCCCGGGCCGCCGTACGGGTCGCCGCCCCGACCGAGCGGTCCAACCCGACCAGCGCCGACCTCGACCTGATGTCCACCGGGGACGTCCTGCGGGTGATCAACGAGGCGGACAGTCGGGTGCCGGTCGCGGTCGCGGCTGTGCACGACGAGGTCGGCACCGCCGTCGAACTGGCCGTCGCCGCGCTGCGGGACGGCCGCCGGGTGCACTACTTCGGCGCGGGCACCTCCGGCCGGCTCGGCGTGCTCGACGCCGCCGAACTCTCGCCGACCTTCAACACTCCGGACCACTGGTTCCGGGCCCACCTCGCCGGCGGTCCGGAGGCGATGTGGCGGGCCGTCGAGGATGCCGAGGACGACGCGTCGGCCGGCCACGCCGAGGCGCAGGCGAGCGTACGGGCCGGCGACCTGGTCGTGGGACTGGCGGCGAGCGGACGTACGCCGTACGTCCTGGGGGCCCTCCGGGCCGCCCGGACACTCGGTGCGTCGACGGTGTTGCTGTGCGCCAACCCCGGCGCTTTGGCCGCAGACGAGGTCGACGTCTTCATCGGGATCGACACGGGGCCCGAGGTGGTGACCGGCTCCACCCGGATGAAGGCGGCCACCGCGCAGAAGTTGGTGCTCAACGCGTTCTCGACCGCCGTCATGGTGCGGCTCGGCCGGGTCTACTCCAATCTCATGATCGACATGGTGGCGACAAACGCCAAGCTCCGGGGGCGGATGATCTCCATCCTCATCGAGGCGACCGGCCGCACCGAAGAGGTCGCCGAGCAGGCCCTCACCGAGGCCGACGGAGACCTCAAGGCCGCCCTGGTGTCGCTGGTCTCCGGGGCCGGCGTCGAGGACGCCCGGGCCGCCCTGGCCCGGTCCGCGCACCGGGTACGCGACGCACTCGCCCTGCTCGCCTCCTGA
- a CDS encoding SigB/SigF/SigG family RNA polymerase sigma factor produces MLGELHALAPDDPLRPGLRADAIEQWLPLAQHLAGRFANRGEPVDDLVQTATVGLIKAVDRFDPGRGVEFAGFAIPTIVGEIKRHFRDRTWDVRVPRRIQELRIVISEATEILPQRLGRVPTVADLARHLGISEEEVLEGLEGARAYNTVSLSTPTNDTEGAAELGDLLGGEDDELALAELRVALGPALASLDRREQQILTMRFFGNLTQSQIAERVGVSQMHVSRLLARALVKLRGHLDDGYGGR; encoded by the coding sequence CTGCTCGGCGAACTGCACGCGCTCGCCCCCGACGACCCGCTCCGCCCCGGCCTGCGGGCCGACGCCATCGAGCAGTGGCTGCCCCTGGCCCAACATCTCGCCGGCCGGTTCGCCAACCGGGGCGAGCCGGTCGACGATCTGGTCCAGACCGCCACCGTCGGCCTGATCAAGGCGGTGGACCGGTTCGATCCGGGCCGTGGGGTGGAGTTCGCCGGGTTCGCGATCCCGACCATCGTCGGCGAGATCAAACGCCACTTCCGGGACCGCACCTGGGACGTCCGGGTGCCCCGCCGGATCCAGGAACTGCGGATCGTGATCTCGGAAGCCACCGAGATCCTGCCGCAACGACTCGGCCGGGTGCCCACCGTGGCCGACCTCGCCCGGCACCTCGGGATCAGCGAGGAAGAGGTGCTGGAGGGCCTGGAAGGCGCCCGCGCCTACAACACCGTCTCGCTCTCCACCCCGACCAACGACACCGAGGGTGCCGCCGAACTCGGCGACCTGCTCGGCGGCGAGGACGACGAACTCGCCCTCGCCGAACTGCGGGTCGCGCTGGGCCCCGCGCTGGCCTCCCTCGACCGGCGCGAGCAGCAGATCCTCACCATGCGGTTCTTCGGCAACCTCACCCAGTCGCAGATCGCCGAACGGGTCGGCGTGTCGCAGATGCACGTCTCCCGGCTGCTGGCCCGGGCCCTGGTGAAGCTGCGCGGACACCTCGACGACGGGTACGGCGGGCGGTGA
- a CDS encoding NAD-dependent epimerase/dehydratase family protein: MRLLILGGTVFLGRAIARYALDAGHDVTAAARGVTGAPVDGVRFVRVDRDDPAGLSNLDGDFDAVVDVTRRPSHARHAVATLADRVGHWSFVSTCSVYADDSTPGQRAATAPLVAPAPAEVDDPSGDNMEWYGPCKVTCESVVRDGVGADRAFICRAGLIIGPEDISDRFPYWVRRLAAGGEVLAPGAPDEPVQFVDVADLAAWLVRAGRAGSPAPTTAWGRRCPGHASSPRWRRGWVGPIRS, translated from the coding sequence ATGCGACTTCTCATCCTCGGCGGCACCGTGTTCCTGGGCCGCGCGATCGCCCGGTACGCCCTCGACGCCGGCCACGACGTCACCGCCGCCGCCCGCGGCGTGACCGGCGCACCCGTGGACGGCGTACGGTTCGTCCGGGTGGACCGTGACGACCCGGCCGGCCTGTCGAACCTGGACGGTGACTTCGACGCGGTCGTCGACGTGACCCGCCGGCCGAGCCACGCCCGCCACGCGGTGGCCACGCTCGCCGACCGGGTCGGCCACTGGTCGTTCGTGTCGACCTGCTCCGTCTACGCCGACGACTCCACACCGGGACAGCGGGCGGCCACCGCGCCGCTGGTGGCTCCCGCCCCCGCCGAGGTCGACGACCCGTCCGGCGACAACATGGAGTGGTACGGCCCCTGCAAGGTCACCTGCGAGTCGGTCGTACGCGACGGGGTGGGCGCCGACCGCGCGTTCATCTGCCGGGCCGGGCTGATCATCGGGCCGGAGGACATCAGCGACCGGTTCCCGTACTGGGTCCGCCGGCTGGCCGCCGGCGGCGAGGTGCTGGCACCCGGTGCCCCGGACGAGCCGGTGCAGTTCGTCGACGTGGCCGACCTGGCGGCCTGGCTGGTCCGGGCGGGGAGAGCGGGCTCGCCGGCACCTACGACGGCATGGGGCCGGCGATGCCCAGGGCACGCTTCCTCGCCGAGGTGGCGGCGGGGGTGGGTCGGCCCGATCCGGAGCTGA
- a CDS encoding dTMP kinase yields MAPVPQHRSTSGNDADTTRRPRAIALVGIDGSGKTTQAHQLADLLTAGGMPATYWQNAGGRRWLGRLARRLGRRDPQHLLGRTGLLFVESVLRWLAIARALLRSTLRRRVAVMDRYAACQYASIRAHGGHRWEVVARAFYRIFPAPDVTFLLDVAPAEAYRRIEERGTDHESMEFLAASVAAYRSLPEHPRFVVVDANGTPAEVTAAILDHLAERFPVRPSTGPVAGPVDGLPPPAGPAVPGPGVARIATRSA; encoded by the coding sequence GTGGCCCCGGTACCGCAACACCGCAGCACGAGTGGGAACGACGCGGACACCACCCGCCGGCCGCGCGCCATCGCGCTGGTCGGCATCGACGGTTCCGGCAAGACCACCCAGGCACACCAACTCGCCGACCTGCTGACCGCCGGCGGCATGCCGGCGACGTACTGGCAGAACGCCGGCGGGCGGCGCTGGCTCGGCCGGCTCGCCCGCCGGCTCGGCCGGCGCGATCCACAGCATCTTCTCGGCCGCACCGGCCTGCTGTTCGTGGAGTCGGTGCTGCGCTGGCTCGCCATCGCCCGCGCGCTGTTGCGCTCCACGCTGCGCCGCCGGGTCGCCGTCATGGACCGCTACGCGGCCTGCCAGTACGCCAGCATCCGCGCCCACGGCGGACACCGCTGGGAAGTGGTCGCCCGGGCCTTCTACCGGATCTTTCCGGCGCCGGACGTCACGTTCCTGCTCGACGTCGCCCCCGCGGAGGCCTACCGGCGGATCGAGGAGCGCGGCACCGACCACGAGAGCATGGAGTTCCTGGCGGCCTCGGTCGCCGCCTACCGCTCGCTGCCGGAACACCCGCGCTTCGTGGTGGTCGACGCCAACGGCACCCCGGCCGAGGTGACCGCGGCGATCCTCGACCACCTGGCGGAGCGGTTCCCGGTGCGGCCGTCCACCGGGCCGGTGGCCGGCCCCGTCGACGGGTTGCCGCCACCGGCCGGCCCGGCGGTGCCCGGTCCCGGCGTGGCCCGGATCGCTACGCGCTCGGCGTAA